A region of the Methanobrevibacter oralis genome:
CATACAAAGATACTTCTGTAGCTAGAATCCTCATGCACGGGGTTAGATGCTCATTGGGACTTCATAATATCCTCAAACTTAACATCGAAGAATGTAGATGAAATAACAAATGCATTAATACCATTTAGATGATGCAAAAAACAAATTGGACTTAACAAAAACAATAACACTATACGATAGAGGATATAATTCCGTATGAATTAATGTTTAAAACCGAATTATTAAATTCATTCTACTATAAATACGTGGAAAAACATCCAACATTTAAAAAAAAACAACAAAAAATGGAAAAACATAAAAAAACAGATAAAACATTCTTCATTAGTCTAGATTCATTAAAACGTAGAAATTTCAAAAACGAAGAACTAAAAGAAATGGCAAGATTAAAAGCAAATATAAAAGTAAGAATTGTAAAAGTAAAACTAAAAAAATGGAAAAACATAAAATACTATTTTACCAATATCCCAAAAGAAATAGCAACACCATGAAGAATTAAAACAACTATACGGCGATAGATGGACAATAGAAACAAATTACGACAGATTAAAAAACAAATTAAAAATCGAAAAATTCACAGGAAAAAAGAAAATAATAATAGAACAAGGACTTCTATAGCCATATATACCTATTCAACATACTAATAGGACTCAAACACGACGCAGAAGAACAAATAACAAGAAAACCTAAAGAAACAACAAAATACAAATACATATACAAAACCAACATCAACACATTGATTGGAAACATAAAAGAGGAATTGCCCAGACTACTAACAGACAACCAAGAAGAAATACAAATAATAGTTAAAGAAATAATTGACATGGCCAAAAAAGATTTGGTTTACACAAAAATTAAACCACCAACAAACAAAAAAAGAGATAAAAAGAATTTTTATCATAAAAAATGCAAATCAAACATACAAGATAGTTTTTAAAAAAATTAAAAAACCATTAGCTTGACAGCAATGGAAAAAATAAATGACATGAAATAAAAAAATATTTATTAAAATGAAAAATAAACAAGAAAACAGTATAAAAAAAGATAAAAAAATCTATTTTTACTTAATTTTAGTATATAATTACAAAAATATAGCTAATAATAATTGTAATTGATTTAATAGAAATTTTCTGTACTTAATAGCATTATTTAGCCAAAGTTAAAAATCCATTAACTAAAATATTTTTTTTATAAAAATAATTTGCTTATTGTAACAACAATCTAAATAAAACGAAACATTTATATATGATTAATTAAAAAGTAATTAGTACAAAATGATTATTGTTATATGAAGCAAATAATAACAATATGATTGTAAAAAAAATAACATATTAAATTGCACTTAAAACAATAAATACAACTTAATATGAGTTATTATTAGTTGTGAAATTAACTTTATTATTTGTTGTATTTAAACATTTTGTTTTAAGAATTTAAACATATTAACCAAATGAATTATGTTGGAAATTTTCTAATAAGAAATAATCTAACAGAAAAACAATTAATGAAGTTGATAAGGTGGAAAGACAAGACAAAGTTATTAAAAATAAAAGATTTAGAAAAATAAAAAAATCATAATGGGAAAAAAATTTAGTAAAGAAGTAATGACTTACTTATTACATAATATGTTTATTGATGTTATGGTAGCAGGAGAAATGTAACTAGACTATTATGGAAAAAAAGTGCAGATATTTATGATAAACCTTTAAAAAAAACAGAAGAAGTGAAATTACATAATGAATACGTAAGCCAACTATTGATGATTATTTGAATATTGAAGAAGTAGGATTTAAAATACTAAGCGTAGCAAGAAATAATAAACATTAGATGCATTATTACATCAGTATGTATTTGAAAATATAAATCTAAATATTAAAAAGAGTTTAGTGGATTTTAATAAAGTAAGATTATATATTATAATTATAGCCGTTAAAATGTTGGAAGATTTAAAAAAAGAGCAGTTTTTATACAATAGGTAAAAAAAACAGATGATTATGATGTTGATAAAACATATATGGAACTATTAAATAAATTATTAGATGAAAAAATTTTAGATAGTGATTTGTATTATGAGTTACTACATGGTTATGTTAAAGATGAAATGCTTAAAAGAAAAAGAAAATTATCTAAAACTGTTAATTATTAATGAAAACTATTTGATTTAATCAAAGGGAAAAATAACATTTTAATTAACAAAACCATTTACAATAATATTATGATAAACAGCTACATCATAATTACCAATAAAGAATTAGTTACTGAAGTATTAAATATTAAAAAAGAACATATGGAAAATTCATTGATGAGAATTATTATAATATTATTAATTATTTGAAAAATAATTTTTTATGAACTAAATTTTAAAGCAATTGGTTGAATAAGATGATTTTAATTAAGTATGGGAGAGTTATTGATGGATAAAAAAAGATTAAAAGAAATAGCTCATGTTTATTCAGGAGCAACTTTAAAAAGATATCAGGATGAAAATGGAACTTTAAGAAAAGTAATAGTTCAAAAATCAATTAAAAAAGGAGAAAAGATATCTAATCTAAATGAAGTTAAATTTAATGAAAAACTAAATAACAGATATCTTACTCAAAAAGGAGACATTCTTATGAAAACTCCTTTTCCAAATGACACAGTACATGTTGAAGATGAAGGTATGGTGATTGGAGATAGAATAGCTATAATAAGGCTAAAAAAGAATTATAATCCTTCATTTATAACCCATTTATTGAATAATTACTATATAAAAAAACAATTACATAAAGTTAAAAGTTCAAGTATAACTCCTCAAGTATCAATTCAAGATATTAAGAAATTAGAACTAATATTGCCTCCTTATGAAAAGCAAAAGAAATATGGCGAGTTATTAGATTCAATTGATGAGAAAATTAATGTTAATTATCAAATAATTAAAGCAGATGAAGAAATTAAAGAAGGAATAATAAATAAATTAAACAAAGGGGATATTTAAATGCTTAATACCACATATACGCCTAAAAGAGCTTTATTAAAGTTATTAAATCCTTTAAAAAGATTAATGGATCGTGAAGCATCTATTAAGTACATCCATTATTTAATGTTTTTTAAATATTTATCTGATCAACTAGAAGAACATTTCACAAAGATTATTGAAAACAAAAACATCATGCTTTTTGAAGCCTATGAAGATGAAGTTTATTATGATTTATTTAAAAAAGAAGCAATAAATAACTTTGGATATTTCCTAGATTATGATAATTTATTTAACAATATCCTATATGAAAATAAAGATAAACGCATAAATATTGATAATTTAAGTGAAGCATTTAATCAAATTTCAAATACTGCAAATTCAAATATTTTTAAGGATGTTTTTGATGAAATAGATTTAATTAGTCCAAAATTAGTAAAAGTTAATGACGAAAAAGAAGAATTATTATATTATTTAATGGAAATTATTTCTAAATTTGGTTACAATCAGGAAAAATCAATAAAAACATTATTTGACACTAGTATTGATTATTATCTTAACCATATTAAAAAAACATGGATACTAGCTGCAGATAGGGATGTGAATAAATTACTAGCTAATATTGCTACTTTAAATAATGAAGAAATAGAATCTATTTACGATCCTTTTTTAGGAACCGGAGTATTACTTGAAAATGTTTTCCAACTAACTAATAATCCTTCAATATACGGACAGGATATCAATTTAACAGCTTACAATATGACTATAATGAATTTAATTATTCATGGTGTTGATTATAAAAAATTGAATTTGTATTTTGGAGATACAATAAGTAATCCAGGCCATGTTGGAAAATTATTTGACATTATAGTCTCTGTACCCCCATTTGGTTCTGCATATAAAGTTCCATATGAAGGTATTAAAAATAAAGAAAGGTTTGGAAACCTTAAAATAGGCAAATCTATTTCAAAACTAGAATTTTACATAATCATGCATATGATATATCATTTAAAAGAAGATGGGATTATAGCTACAATAGTTAATCAATCTGCACTTACAAGAAATGTAGATAGGAATATAAAACAATTTATAATTGATGAAAAAAATTATCTAGATGCAGTTATTAACCTGCCTCCCCAATTATTCACAGATAGTCCTGTTCCCACTTCGATTTTAATATTTAAGAAAAATAGAAGTCCTGACGATAAAGTATTGTTCATTAATGCTGAGGGCGAATGTGAATCACAAAGAAAGAAAAATATTTTAAAAGATGAAAATATTGATAAAATAGTTAATACTTATAAAACAAGATTAGAAATAGATAAATTTAGTAAATTAATAGATGTTAAATCTATTAAGGAAAATGAATTTAATTTAACAATTAGTAGATATATTGATAATTATAAAGGAGAATATATTGAATTGAACGAAGCGATAATGAAAAAAGAAAAATTAAATCAAAAATTAGAAGAAATAACTGAAAAAATTCAAGATTTAGAATTAGAATTGAATTTGAAATAAGTTATAAATTCACTTTGATTAATGTTGTAGATAATTTAATTTAATATTATAAGCTTAAATATCCATATTCTATTAAAATTGCTTTTAAATTAGCTTATTGCAGTGAAACTAAATAATAATCTATTTAAATAAGAATAAATATAATATTTTTAAGAATTTTATATTTTTTTATGAGATGATTTTATGCTTGAAAAAAAATTAAATTTAGAAAATATGAAATACTATCAAACAAAGGATTTTAATAAATTTGATTTAAATTCACAAGAAATGAGCGAATATTTAGATTCATTTACAAAAAAATTTCAATTAACTCTTGCAGACGAATATAATCTAATTAACCCATTAGATATTTATAAATTTATATTAGAAAATAATGATTTAATTGAATTAATTCAAAAAATAAAACCGTTACTTAACAAAATTTTTCCAAATTGCACATATTCCTTAGAATTTGTTCCAGACCCTGAATTTGAAAGCTTAAATCAATTAGTTATCTATGTTCATAGTACATCTTCATTTGATAAGGACTGGAATTTATTAAAACAACTAAAAAAAGATTTTAGAAATTTAAAAGTTTCAAATGAAAAAATTAAAAGATTACTCTCAGTGGATTTGTGGTGAATTATGAGCGATTTTGATTGGAAAAAATTTTATGATGTTGGTATTCATTTAAAGAACTTCTCTAACAATGAAGAATATCAACGCTCTGCTGTTGGACGCTTCTATTATGCCTGCTTTGGTTTAACAAAAAAATATTATGAAAATACTCATAAAATCATTATTCCATCTAAAGATTCACACCAATTTTTAATCAATAGACTATTAAATTCAATATATGAAAAAGAAAATATATTAGGAGAATATTTGCAAACTTTAAGGAAATATAGAAATTTTGCAGATTATAACGATGATTTTAAATTAAAAAATCTTAATAAAACTTTAAAAACTTCAGAAGATCTTATTAATTTAATTCAAAATTTAAAAGAAATCAGGAAGTTCCTATTTTTCCAAAACAGGTATATCTAAAATAGTGCTAAAATTTGAATAAAATAAAGTCCATAATGATCTATGAACTTTGTTATAACAATTCTTTTCTTAAATCTATTGTGTCTTTTAAATCTGGACCTGTTGAAATAATAGTTACTGGAACACCAGTAGCTGTTTCAATATCATTAATAAATGATTTAGTTTCAGCAGATAAGTCACTGTAGTTTTGAGTTCTTGCACAATCTGGATATAATCTATCAACACAAGTTAGTGCAATTTGTGTTGCACCATTAATCATACAGGACTCATTAGCTAATTCCATGTCAAAGTAACCTACACGTCTTTTACGTCCAGTTACAACACCATATTCTTCAAGCCCTTTATTTTCCGCTTCTTCTTGTGGCATTTCGGTTGGGAATGGTCCTTCTCCAACACGAGTAATATAAGCTTTAAATACATTAATTACTTCATCAACTTTAGTTGGACCTACACCTACATCAGCAGCAAACGTACTTGCAGTAGTGTCTTTACTAGTTACAAAAGGATATGTTCCATAATAGAGAGATAATGCAAATCCTTGAGAACCTTCGATAAATACATCTTTTCCATCATCAATTGCTTCGTTAGTTGCTAACGCTACATCAGTAATATACTCTTCAAGTTCTGGAATGTCTTTTGCTAATTTTATGGTTCTTAAAACCCTATCAGAGTTAGCTGGTCCACAACCAGAGCCAGTACTCCCTATTTTTTCAGCCAAATGTTTAGAAGCTTTGTCTCTAGCCATGTGTTCTTCAGAAATAATTGCACATCTTGAATCAATTAATGTACGTTCTTTTACATTGTATTTTTTCAAATCTTCAAATTCTTTAAATAAAACATCTTTATTTACTAAAACTCCTGCACCAATCATGAGCTTAGATTCTGTATTTACAAAACCAGATGGAGTGAGTCTTAAACCATATTTTTCTCCATTAAACTCAACAGAATGGCCAGCATTTGGACCGACACCAGCACGAGCTATAATATCAGGATTATCATTATTACATAGGTAAGTAATACATTTTCCCTTACCTTCATCTCCCCAGGCTCCACCGACTAATATACTACAAGTCATTAAATATCTCCCTTCAAAATTTAAATTATAAAAAAATTCCGTAACATTATTATTTTAATGTTTCTAGTTTAAAAAGCTTTTCAAAATCAATGCGAAGGGACTGTCAATTTGTTAGCTCTTGTTTTCGTTTTTCGATCCAGCCATCTTTTTGGTGCATTATTTGATTGAATATTCCTTCTAATGTTCTGAATTTCTTTTTGTGTGCTTTGGGCATTGTATTTCC
Encoded here:
- a CDS encoding restriction endonuclease subunit S — translated: MDKKRLKEIAHVYSGATLKRYQDENGTLRKVIVQKSIKKGEKISNLNEVKFNEKLNNRYLTQKGDILMKTPFPNDTVHVEDEGMVIGDRIAIIRLKKNYNPSFITHLLNNYYIKKQLHKVKSSSITPQVSIQDIKKLELILPPYEKQKKYGELLDSIDEKINVNYQIIKADEEIKEGIINKLNKGDI
- a CDS encoding N-6 DNA methylase; amino-acid sequence: MLNTTYTPKRALLKLLNPLKRLMDREASIKYIHYLMFFKYLSDQLEEHFTKIIENKNIMLFEAYEDEVYYDLFKKEAINNFGYFLDYDNLFNNILYENKDKRINIDNLSEAFNQISNTANSNIFKDVFDEIDLISPKLVKVNDEKEELLYYLMEIISKFGYNQEKSIKTLFDTSIDYYLNHIKKTWILAADRDVNKLLANIATLNNEEIESIYDPFLGTGVLLENVFQLTNNPSIYGQDINLTAYNMTIMNLIIHGVDYKKLNLYFGDTISNPGHVGKLFDIIVSVPPFGSAYKVPYEGIKNKERFGNLKIGKSISKLEFYIIMHMIYHLKEDGIIATIVNQSALTRNVDRNIKQFIIDEKNYLDAVINLPPQLFTDSPVPTSILIFKKNRSPDDKVLFINAEGECESQRKKNILKDENIDKIVNTYKTRLEIDKFSKLIDVKSIKENEFNLTISRYIDNYKGEYIELNEAIMKKEKLNQKLEEITEKIQDLELELNLK
- a CDS encoding adenylosuccinate synthetase, whose protein sequence is MTCSILVGGAWGDEGKGKCITYLCNNDNPDIIARAGVGPNAGHSVEFNGEKYGLRLTPSGFVNTESKLMIGAGVLVNKDVLFKEFEDLKKYNVKERTLIDSRCAIISEEHMARDKASKHLAEKIGSTGSGCGPANSDRVLRTIKLAKDIPELEEYITDVALATNEAIDDGKDVFIEGSQGFALSLYYGTYPFVTSKDTTASTFAADVGVGPTKVDEVINVFKAYITRVGEGPFPTEMPQEEAENKGLEEYGVVTGRKRRVGYFDMELANESCMINGATQIALTCVDRLYPDCARTQNYSDLSAETKSFINDIETATGVPVTIISTGPDLKDTIDLRKELL